The following coding sequences lie in one Silene latifolia isolate original U9 population chromosome 5, ASM4854445v1, whole genome shotgun sequence genomic window:
- the LOC141656013 gene encoding anaphase-promoting complex subunit 10-like has translation MATESCDGEEGKLIGGSKHLSVDSDLREMTKNAAWSVSSCKPSNGVQCLRDDNFETYWQSDGAQPHVINIQFQKKVKLQLIVLYVDYKLDESYAPSKISIRAGDGFHNLK, from the exons ATGGCAACAGAATCGTGTGATGGGGAGGAGGGAAAGCTAATTGGAGGTAGTAAGCATTTGAGTGTGGATAGTGATCTAAGAGAGATGACAAAGAATGCTGCTTGGAGTGTTAGTTCTTGCAAGCCTAGTAATGGCGTTCAATGCCTCCGCGATGACAATTTCGAGACCTATTGGCA ATCTGATGGTGCACAACCTCATGTTATAAACATTCAGTTCCAGAAGAAAGTGAAACTGCAA CTGATTGTTCTCTATGTCGATTACAAGCTTGATGAGAGCTACGCTCCGAGTAAGATTTCTATAAGAGCTGGTGATGGATTCCATAACCTGAAG TAA